A single window of Flavobacteriales bacterium DNA harbors:
- a CDS encoding IS4 family transposase, with product MGKIKAKAGTPVYGQLLSLINRKDFHNAVVETGADFAVKKLNTWTLMGSMIFAVLQRTSGLRELTSGLAGYSEGLKHLGFTHLPKRSTVSDANKKRPPELFARVFADIYRRYRHYLSDSSLPKNERWLRNLFLVDSTTITLFKEIMKACGRTPADGKRKGGVKVHMGMHLTEEVPSLIRITKAATNDKQFMPEFKNMAKGTILVFDKAYMNYPLYRHWGKTGVHFVTRLNLRSTVQILRDRTVSASAKKAGVLKDQWVLLGHEGELNPILLRLITYYDQTFKRTLQFITNMGKWDR from the coding sequence ATGGGCAAAATTAAGGCAAAGGCTGGAACTCCGGTTTACGGACAGCTGTTATCGCTTATCAACCGAAAAGACTTCCATAATGCGGTAGTTGAAACCGGTGCAGACTTCGCTGTAAAGAAGCTCAATACATGGACCTTGATGGGGTCTATGATTTTTGCCGTGTTGCAAAGAACTTCAGGGCTTCGCGAACTCACCAGTGGTTTAGCGGGTTATAGCGAAGGTCTGAAACACTTGGGGTTTACTCACCTGCCCAAACGCAGCACCGTAAGCGATGCGAATAAGAAGCGGCCACCAGAGTTGTTCGCTAGGGTTTTTGCGGACATATACCGCCGATATAGACACTATTTATCGGACAGCAGTTTGCCAAAGAACGAACGTTGGCTACGTAATTTGTTCTTGGTAGACTCAACCACAATTACACTTTTCAAAGAGATCATGAAGGCTTGTGGGCGCACTCCTGCCGACGGAAAACGCAAGGGCGGGGTGAAGGTCCACATGGGTATGCACCTTACTGAAGAAGTGCCATCTCTGATTCGGATTACCAAAGCGGCCACCAACGACAAGCAGTTCATGCCTGAGTTCAAGAACATGGCCAAGGGAACCATATTGGTGTTCGACAAGGCGTACATGAACTACCCTTTGTATAGGCACTGGGGTAAGACCGGGGTGCATTTTGTTACGCGCCTAAACCTGCGAAGCACGGTGCAAATACTTCGCGATCGCACGGTAAGCGCAAGCGCCAAGAAGGCTGGAGTACTCAAAGACCAATGGGTTCTGCTGGGCCACGAAGGCGAACTCAACCCTATACTGTTGCGCTTGATAACCTACTACGACCAGACCTTCAAACGCACCTTGCAATTCATTACCAACATGGGTAAATGGGACCGGTGA
- a CDS encoding T9SS type A sorting domain-containing protein, whose protein sequence is MRRSTLLLLLLGPAACAQVLPDPPQIWLNTCMPTNSNTVTVCSSGCDYTNPQLQSAIDNALPGTTILLQSGHNYSGPYTLPAKVGDEWIIIRTNISDAQLPDEDHRIDPSYAALLAKIQAPVNQSALIFASGAHHYRVMDLEVRTVGYSYDIIVAGSAETSVANVPHDIVFDRLYIHGDPILGTKRGIRLNSASSAVINCWISDCKANGQDAQAIAGWNGPGPFKIVNNHLEGSGENVMFGGALATITDLIPSDIEIRNNHFFKPPSWRISDPNYEGTPWCIKNLFELKNAQRVWVEGNIFENNWAHCQSGFAIVFTPRTESGAAMNNRVTDVTWCHNQLINSDGGFNISGHDDQLPNPVSTRILIEHNLSYAISNVNKMYQFLNGAEHVTIKHNTDLNTGTTTSAAGAPMVALTFADNIVGYGAYGVCGTGSGCGNATINTYFPGSTFTHNVIVGVAGGASGNPNQYPPFHWFPTQPSAVGFADISTNNYHLLASSPYAGGASDGTDIGADIDSVNAHTNEVLAGYWPACTNISTGTSADPNPRSLYIFPNPAAQHFVLELPYNEPQRYSLHNADGRTIRNGTAFTGEPISVEELPNGTYFIRFDLLPNGTAKLVIAR, encoded by the coding sequence ATGCGTCGATCAACTCTTCTCCTGCTCTTGTTAGGACCCGCCGCATGCGCGCAAGTTCTACCCGACCCTCCGCAGATCTGGCTGAACACATGCATGCCGACCAACTCGAACACCGTCACCGTATGTTCAAGTGGTTGCGACTACACCAATCCGCAACTACAATCGGCGATCGACAACGCGCTACCGGGCACCACGATTCTGCTTCAGAGCGGACACAACTACAGTGGTCCGTACACCCTTCCCGCGAAGGTCGGTGATGAATGGATCATCATCCGCACGAACATCTCCGACGCTCAATTGCCGGATGAGGACCATCGCATCGACCCATCTTACGCTGCGCTACTGGCCAAGATCCAAGCGCCCGTGAACCAATCCGCCTTGATCTTCGCAAGCGGTGCACACCACTACCGCGTGATGGATCTGGAAGTGCGGACCGTTGGTTACAGTTATGACATCATCGTTGCGGGTAGTGCGGAAACATCGGTCGCAAATGTGCCGCACGATATCGTGTTCGATCGGCTGTACATTCATGGCGATCCGATCCTTGGCACCAAGCGTGGCATCCGCTTGAACAGCGCCAGTTCCGCCGTGATCAATTGCTGGATCAGTGATTGCAAGGCCAACGGACAGGATGCACAGGCCATTGCCGGATGGAACGGTCCCGGTCCCTTCAAGATCGTGAATAACCACTTGGAAGGAAGTGGCGAGAACGTCATGTTCGGCGGGGCACTCGCGACGATCACCGACCTCATCCCATCCGATATCGAGATCCGCAACAATCACTTTTTCAAACCACCGAGTTGGCGCATCAGCGACCCCAATTACGAAGGCACGCCGTGGTGCATCAAGAACCTCTTCGAACTAAAGAACGCGCAACGTGTTTGGGTGGAAGGCAATATTTTTGAGAACAACTGGGCGCATTGCCAAAGCGGCTTCGCCATCGTGTTCACACCGCGTACGGAAAGCGGCGCTGCGATGAACAACCGTGTCACAGATGTTACTTGGTGCCACAATCAGTTGATCAACAGCGATGGTGGCTTCAACATCAGTGGGCACGACGATCAGCTGCCGAACCCGGTGAGCACACGCATCCTCATCGAGCACAACCTTTCTTACGCGATCAGCAATGTCAACAAGATGTACCAGTTCCTGAACGGCGCAGAGCACGTCACCATAAAACACAACACCGACCTCAATACCGGCACCACCACCAGCGCCGCCGGCGCGCCCATGGTGGCGCTCACCTTCGCTGATAACATCGTGGGTTACGGTGCCTATGGCGTATGTGGCACCGGATCGGGATGTGGTAACGCGACCATCAATACCTACTTCCCCGGATCAACGTTCACGCACAATGTGATCGTGGGCGTAGCAGGTGGTGCCTCCGGAAATCCGAACCAATACCCTCCGTTCCATTGGTTCCCGACACAACCAAGTGCTGTTGGTTTCGCAGACATCAGCACCAACAATTATCACTTGCTTGCTTCCAGTCCATACGCTGGTGGGGCATCGGACGGCACCGACATTGGTGCTGATATCGACAGCGTGAATGCACATACCAATGAAGTACTTGCAGGTTACTGGCCTGCTTGCACGAACATCTCCACTGGGACGAGTGCAGATCCAAACCCGCGATCACTTTACATTTTCCCGAACCCCGCAGCACAACACTTTGTCCTGGAACTACCCTACAACGAACCGCAACGCTACTCGCTGCACAATGCAGATGGACGCACAATACGAAATGGAACCGCGTTTACCGGAGAACCCATTTCCGTGGAAGAATTGCCGAATGGAACGTACTTCATTCGCTTTGATCTGCTCCCGAACGGCACGGCAAAGCTGGTCATTGCGCGGTAG
- a CDS encoding HPF/RaiA family ribosome-associated protein: protein MQIQINTDKNIEGSEAFAEHVRNVVEKSLSHFAERITRVEVHVQDMNADKTGPNDHSCTMEARPNGMDPVAATYKPSNNHQAVEGAAQSLSNLLRTRFGKLNDHKLKAKVPFVEDADRE, encoded by the coding sequence ATGCAGATACAGATCAACACCGATAAGAACATCGAAGGCTCTGAAGCCTTTGCTGAGCATGTACGTAACGTAGTAGAGAAGAGCTTGAGCCACTTCGCGGAACGCATTACCCGAGTGGAAGTACACGTACAGGATATGAACGCCGACAAGACCGGACCCAATGACCATAGCTGCACGATGGAAGCACGCCCGAATGGAATGGATCCCGTTGCTGCAACATATAAACCATCGAACAATCATCAAGCTGTAGAAGGTGCCGCACAAAGTCTTTCGAATTTGCTGCGCACCCGTTTCGGAAAATTGAATGATCACAAGTTGAAAGCGAAAGTTCCGTTCGTGGAGGACGCGGATCGAGAGTGA
- a CDS encoding PorT family protein, which yields MKPYKYILPILLITSLSSTAQEIRFSAGYNGSNIKETGTDKWAGRAGYQFGADVLLGNRVFVKPGINFMVRNLNYSFADTTGITPTEFKYTSRYLSVPIMLGVNFLDPTDDPPINAYVMAGPTALFNLSADLNNNNLDVQTSSSQWYVGFGAGLEFSFLFLEAGYDVALTKEFDEFNRPNLTTNPKVNYLHIVGGVRLRLAK from the coding sequence ATGAAACCTTACAAATACATTTTACCGATACTGCTCATCACTTCACTGAGCAGCACCGCCCAAGAGATCCGCTTTTCAGCGGGGTACAATGGATCCAACATCAAAGAAACCGGAACTGATAAATGGGCGGGTCGAGCCGGCTACCAGTTCGGTGCTGATGTGCTACTTGGCAATCGTGTCTTCGTGAAACCCGGCATCAATTTTATGGTGCGCAACTTGAATTACAGTTTTGCGGATACGACGGGGATCACACCTACCGAATTTAAGTATACATCGCGCTATTTGAGTGTCCCGATAATGCTAGGTGTGAACTTTCTTGACCCTACGGATGATCCACCGATCAACGCTTATGTTATGGCAGGGCCAACTGCGCTGTTCAACCTAAGTGCTGACCTGAACAATAATAATCTGGATGTGCAGACCAGTTCCAGCCAATGGTACGTAGGGTTTGGAGCGGGTCTTGAGTTCAGTTTCCTGTTCCTGGAAGCTGGTTACGACGTGGCCTTGACCAAAGAGTTCGACGAGTTCAATCGTCCGAATTTGACAACCAATCCGAAAGTGAACTATCTCCATATTGTTGGAGGAGTGCGCCTACGACTTGCGAAATAA